From Cellulophaga lytica DSM 7489, a single genomic window includes:
- a CDS encoding sterol desaturase family protein has translation MDLTNPLVYGGPAFIIFILLELAYSKSHEEHHDLYDWKDLFASGFMGVGSAILAAALKVISAIVIFEFVFELCNPEVNGVNTNLLGYESFGYAWYVWLLCQLADDFTYYWFHRANHEIRILWAAHIVHHSSDNFNLGTAVRNGWFTLLYKPLFYMWMPAIGFEPEMVVFCLGIEALWQFQLHTVLLPKLGIFEKFMNTHTMHQVHHAQNVEYLDKNHGGFLNIFDRMFGTWLPLDDSIDVKYGVIHAPNSNNPIVILTHEFKDIWMDMKKSKKLSHKLMYVFGPPGWSHDGSTMTVKQQQRQFKEYAKSNSKKSFERPN, from the coding sequence ATGGATTTAACAAATCCGCTAGTATACGGCGGTCCAGCGTTTATAATTTTTATTTTATTAGAATTAGCTTATAGTAAAAGTCATGAAGAACACCATGATCTTTACGACTGGAAAGATCTTTTTGCAAGTGGTTTTATGGGTGTTGGTTCTGCAATATTAGCTGCTGCACTTAAGGTAATATCTGCCATAGTAATTTTTGAGTTTGTTTTTGAGCTTTGTAATCCAGAGGTAAATGGTGTAAACACCAACCTTTTAGGTTATGAGTCTTTTGGCTATGCATGGTATGTGTGGTTACTTTGTCAGCTTGCAGATGATTTTACTTATTATTGGTTTCATAGAGCTAACCATGAAATTAGAATTTTATGGGCAGCACATATTGTGCATCACTCATCAGACAACTTTAATTTAGGAACAGCTGTTAGAAATGGTTGGTTTACATTATTATATAAGCCACTTTTTTATATGTGGATGCCAGCTATAGGTTTTGAGCCAGAGATGGTTGTATTCTGCTTGGGTATAGAGGCTTTGTGGCAGTTTCAGTTACATACGGTGTTGTTACCAAAGTTGGGTATTTTTGAGAAGTTTATGAATACGCATACAATGCATCAAGTACACCACGCGCAAAACGTAGAGTATTTAGATAAAAACCACGGTGGCTTTTTAAATATTTTTGACAGAATGTTTGGTACTTGGTTACCTTTAGATGATAGTATTGATGTTAAATATGGTGTAATACACGCGCCAAACTCTAACAATCCAATTGTTATTTTAACGCACGAGTTTAAGGATATTTGGATGGATATGAAGAAATCAAAAAAACTATCTCATAAGTTGATGTATGTATTTGGACCTCCAGGTTGGAGTCATGACGGAAGTACAATGACTGTTAAGCAGCAACAGAGACAATTTAAAGAGTATGCAAAAAGCAACTCTAAAAAATCCTTTGAAAGACCTAATTAA
- a CDS encoding DNA gyrase/topoisomerase IV subunit A, translating into MEENEEVNENLDNNTNNPQDELTKVTGMYKDWFLDYASYVILERAVPAIEDGFKPVQRRIMHSLKELDDGRYNKVANVVGHTMQYHPHGDASIADAMVQIGQKDLLIDTQGNWGNILTGDRAAASRYIEARLSKFALDVVFSPKITEWQQSYDGRKKEPVNLPVKFPLLLAQGAEGIAVGLSTKILPHNFIELIDSSIKHLKGQKFKLFPDFPTSGIIDVTGYNDGLRGGKIRVRAKISQSDKNTLVISEIPYGTNTSSLIDSILKANDKGKIKIKKIEDNTAADVEILVHLPAGISPDKTIDALYAFTACESSISPLGCIIEDNKPLFIGVTEMLQRSTDYTVELLKEELEIQLGELEEQWHFSSLERIFIENRIYRDIEEEETWEGVIAAIDKGLKPHTKHLKRAVTEEDITRLTEIRIKRISKFDLDKAQQLLDSLEERIAEVKHNLEHLVEFAINYFKNLKDKYGKGRERKSEIRVFDDIEATKVVIRNTKLYVNREEGFVGTSLKKDEYVTDCSDIDDIIVFTKDGHMMVSKVDSKIFVGKNIIHVAVFKKKDKRTTYNMIYKDGKGGASYIKRFNVTSVTRDKLYPLTTGKPNSDVLYFSANPNGEAEIVTIHLRQVGSIKKLKWDMDFSDILIKGRSSKGNIVSKYAVKRIDLKEKGVSTLKPRKIWFDDVVSRLNLDGRGELLGEFKGEDLILVITQKGIVKTVKPEITTHFDEDMIVLEKWNPKKPISAIYFDGVKERYYIKRFLIENENKEELFISEHPKSVLELVSTDWRPVVELEFAKPRGKEQKPNQKVDIEDFIAIKGIKALGNQLTADKIKNTNVLESLPYEEVEEIEEAPKETKVTEKEEVTDSKADDKDDSADDDTEQTTLF; encoded by the coding sequence ATGGAAGAGAACGAAGAAGTTAACGAGAATCTAGACAATAATACAAACAATCCGCAAGATGAGCTTACAAAGGTCACTGGGATGTATAAAGATTGGTTTTTAGATTACGCCTCTTATGTAATTTTAGAACGTGCAGTACCTGCTATAGAAGATGGTTTTAAACCAGTGCAGCGTAGAATTATGCACTCACTTAAGGAGTTAGATGATGGTAGGTATAATAAAGTTGCAAATGTAGTTGGTCATACAATGCAGTATCACCCTCACGGTGATGCTAGTATTGCAGATGCTATGGTGCAAATTGGTCAAAAAGACCTTTTGATAGACACACAAGGTAACTGGGGTAACATTTTAACAGGAGATAGAGCAGCAGCATCTAGATATATAGAGGCTAGGCTGTCTAAATTTGCTTTAGATGTTGTTTTTAGTCCAAAAATTACAGAATGGCAACAATCTTATGATGGCCGTAAAAAAGAACCAGTAAATTTACCTGTTAAGTTTCCTTTGTTGCTTGCTCAAGGTGCAGAAGGTATTGCAGTGGGTTTATCAACAAAAATACTACCTCATAATTTTATAGAGCTAATAGATTCTTCTATTAAACATTTAAAAGGGCAAAAATTTAAATTATTTCCAGACTTCCCTACTTCTGGTATTATAGATGTAACAGGTTATAATGACGGACTAAGAGGAGGAAAAATAAGAGTTCGTGCAAAAATTTCACAATCAGATAAAAATACACTGGTTATTAGTGAAATACCTTACGGCACTAATACTTCTTCTTTAATAGATTCTATTTTAAAAGCGAATGACAAAGGGAAGATAAAAATTAAAAAAATTGAGGACAATACAGCTGCAGATGTAGAGATTTTGGTTCATTTGCCAGCTGGCATTTCTCCAGATAAAACTATAGATGCTTTATATGCATTTACTGCTTGCGAGTCTTCTATATCTCCTTTGGGTTGTATTATAGAGGATAATAAGCCATTATTTATTGGGGTAACAGAGATGTTGCAGCGCTCTACAGATTATACAGTAGAATTGCTAAAGGAAGAATTGGAAATTCAGCTTGGAGAATTAGAAGAGCAATGGCACTTTTCTTCTTTAGAGCGTATTTTTATAGAAAACCGTATTTATAGAGATATAGAAGAAGAGGAAACTTGGGAAGGTGTTATAGCTGCAATAGATAAAGGTTTAAAGCCGCATACTAAACATTTAAAAAGAGCTGTAACAGAGGAGGATATTACTCGTTTGACAGAAATTAGAATTAAGCGTATTTCTAAATTTGATTTAGATAAAGCACAGCAGCTACTAGATAGTTTAGAAGAGCGTATTGCGGAAGTAAAGCATAATTTAGAGCACTTGGTAGAGTTTGCTATTAATTATTTTAAAAATCTAAAAGATAAATACGGTAAAGGTCGTGAGCGCAAGTCTGAGATTAGAGTTTTTGATGATATTGAAGCTACAAAGGTAGTTATAAGAAACACAAAGCTTTATGTAAATAGAGAGGAAGGTTTTGTGGGTACATCCTTAAAGAAAGACGAGTATGTAACCGACTGTAGTGATATAGATGATATTATAGTATTTACTAAAGATGGCCATATGATGGTTTCTAAGGTAGATTCAAAAATATTTGTAGGTAAAAATATTATACACGTAGCTGTATTTAAGAAAAAAGACAAGCGTACCACTTATAATATGATTTATAAAGATGGTAAAGGAGGAGCTAGCTACATAAAGCGTTTTAATGTTACATCTGTTACAAGAGATAAACTTTATCCGCTTACTACAGGAAAACCGAACTCAGATGTCTTGTATTTTTCCGCAAACCCTAACGGAGAAGCAGAAATTGTTACCATTCATTTAAGGCAAGTAGGTAGTATTAAAAAACTTAAGTGGGATATGGATTTCTCTGATATTTTAATTAAAGGGAGATCATCAAAAGGTAATATTGTTAGTAAATATGCTGTTAAGCGTATAGATTTAAAAGAAAAAGGTGTTTCTACATTAAAACCACGTAAAATTTGGTTTGATGATGTGGTGAGTAGACTAAACTTGGATGGTAGAGGTGAATTGCTTGGAGAGTTTAAAGGGGAAGATTTAATTCTTGTTATAACTCAAAAAGGAATAGTAAAAACAGTTAAACCAGAAATTACGACTCATTTTGATGAGGATATGATAGTTTTAGAAAAATGGAATCCTAAAAAACCTATTTCGGCTATTTATTTTGACGGTGTTAAAGAGCGTTATTACATTAAGCGTTTTTTAATAGAAAACGAAAACAAAGAGGAGTTGTTTATTTCTGAGCATCCAAAGTCAGTTTTAGAATTGGTGTCTACAGATTGGAGGCCAGTTGTAGAATTGGAATTTGCAAAGCCTAGAGGTAAAGAGCAAAAACCTAATCAAAAAGTTGATATAGAGGATTTTATAGCAATTAAAGGAATTAAAGCTTTAGGTAATCAGTTAACTGCAGATAAGATTAAAAACACCAATGTTCTAGAGTCTTTACCTTATGAAGAAGTAGAAGAAATTGAAGAGGCTCCAAAAGAAACGAAAGTAACAGAGAAGGAAGAGGTTACGGATTCTAAAGCGGATGATAAAGATGATTCTGCTGACGATGATACCGAACAAACAACTCTATTTTAG
- a CDS encoding DNA topoisomerase IV subunit B translates to MSDNTKYTEDNIRSLDWKEHIRMRPGMYIGKLGDGSSADDGIYILLKEVLDNCIDEFVMGAGKTIEINIKDNLVKVRDYGRGIPLGKVVDVVSKMNTGGKYDSKAFKKSVGLNGVGTKAVNALSNFFKVESSREGQSKWAEFSQGNLVAEEGPVDSSKRKGTKVSFTPDETIFKNYKYRNEYVVRMLKNYVYLNPGLTIVFNGEKYFSENGLKDLLEDNNNVEDLLYPIIHLKGDDIEIAITHSKTQYSEEYQSFVNGQHTTQGGTHQSAFREAIVKTIRDFYGKNYEASDIRKSIISAVSIKVMEPVFESQTKTKLGSTDMGGNYPTVRTYINDFVGKYLDNYLHKNPETAEALQRKIIQAERERKDLSGIRKLARDRAKKASLHNKKLRDCRVHLGDLKKDRRLESTLFITEGDSASGSITKSRDVNTQAVFSLRGKPLNSYGMSKKIVYENEEFNLLQAALNIEESMEDLRYNNIVIATDADVDGMHIRLLLITFFLQFFPELIKENHLYILQTPLFRVRNKKQTYYCYSPEEKAEAIEKLTGKPEITRFKGLGEISPDEFKHFIGDDIRLEPVMLDKAMSIEQLLSFYMGKNTPDRQKFIIENLKVELDLIEDN, encoded by the coding sequence ATGTCAGACAATACTAAATATACTGAAGACAATATTCGTTCCTTAGATTGGAAAGAGCATATACGTATGCGTCCGGGGATGTATATTGGTAAATTAGGCGATGGTTCATCTGCAGATGACGGTATCTATATTCTTTTAAAAGAAGTTTTAGATAACTGTATAGATGAGTTTGTAATGGGTGCAGGAAAAACCATAGAAATTAACATAAAAGATAATTTAGTTAAGGTTCGTGATTATGGTCGTGGTATTCCGCTTGGTAAAGTTGTAGATGTAGTATCTAAGATGAATACAGGTGGTAAGTATGACTCTAAGGCCTTTAAAAAATCTGTTGGTTTAAATGGTGTAGGTACCAAAGCTGTAAATGCACTGTCTAACTTTTTTAAGGTAGAATCATCTAGAGAAGGGCAATCTAAGTGGGCTGAGTTTAGTCAAGGTAATTTAGTTGCAGAAGAAGGCCCTGTAGATAGCTCTAAAAGAAAAGGCACAAAAGTTTCGTTTACACCAGATGAAACTATATTTAAAAACTATAAGTACAGAAATGAGTATGTGGTACGTATGCTTAAAAACTACGTGTACCTAAATCCTGGGTTGACTATAGTTTTTAATGGTGAAAAATATTTTTCTGAAAATGGACTTAAAGATCTTTTGGAGGATAATAATAATGTTGAGGATTTACTGTATCCTATCATTCATTTAAAAGGTGATGATATAGAAATAGCTATAACGCACAGTAAAACGCAATATAGTGAGGAGTATCAGTCCTTTGTTAATGGTCAGCACACTACACAAGGAGGTACTCATCAATCTGCTTTTAGAGAGGCTATAGTAAAAACAATTAGGGATTTTTACGGAAAAAATTATGAGGCTTCAGATATTCGAAAGTCTATTATTTCTGCGGTATCAATAAAAGTAATGGAGCCTGTTTTTGAAAGTCAGACTAAAACAAAACTTGGTTCTACAGATATGGGAGGTAACTACCCAACTGTACGTACTTATATAAATGATTTTGTTGGTAAGTATCTAGATAATTACCTTCATAAAAACCCTGAAACAGCAGAAGCGTTACAGCGTAAAATAATACAAGCAGAACGGGAGCGTAAAGACTTGTCTGGTATTCGTAAGCTTGCAAGAGATAGAGCTAAAAAAGCCAGTCTGCATAATAAAAAGCTGAGAGATTGCCGTGTTCACTTGGGAGATTTAAAAAAGGATAGAAGATTAGAGTCTACCTTATTTATTACCGAGGGAGATTCTGCATCAGGATCTATAACAAAATCTAGGGATGTTAATACACAAGCTGTTTTTAGTTTGCGTGGTAAGCCTTTAAACTCATACGGAATGTCTAAAAAGATAGTGTATGAGAATGAGGAATTTAATTTATTGCAAGCTGCTTTAAACATAGAAGAGTCTATGGAAGATTTGCGTTACAATAATATTGTAATTGCAACAGATGCCGATGTAGATGGTATGCACATTAGATTACTTTTAATAACCTTCTTTTTGCAATTTTTTCCAGAATTAATAAAAGAAAATCATTTGTACATATTGCAAACGCCTCTTTTTAGGGTTCGTAATAAAAAACAAACATATTACTGTTACAGTCCAGAAGAAAAAGCTGAAGCAATAGAAAAATTAACTGGCAAACCAGAAATTACCCGATTTAAAGGTTTGGGTGAAATTTCACCAGATGAGTTTAAACATTTTATTGGTGATGATATTCGTTTAGAACCTGTGATGTTAGACAAGGCAATGTCTATAGAGCAATTGCTTAGTTTTTACATGGGTAAAAATACGCCAGACCGCCAAAAATTTATTATAGAAAATCTTAAAGTAGAACTTGATTTAATCGAGGACAACTAA
- the ychF gene encoding redox-regulated ATPase YchF, with protein sequence MKAGIVGLPNVGKSTLFNCLSNAKAQSANFPFCTIEPNIGVVNVPDARLQKLEELVNPERVLPATVEIVDIAGLVKGASKGEGLGNQFLGNIRETDAILHVLRCFNNDNIVHVDGSVDPIRDKETIDMELQLKDLETVDKKLEKVKRTAKTGNKEAQKEEAILLKLKEGLEAGVSVRAIEVEEKDHLEYVKPLQFITDKPVMYVCNVDEDAAVNGNEYVEKVKEAVAKENAEVIFLAVGTEADITELDSYEERQMFLEDLGLEEPGSAKLIRGAYKLLNLETYFTAGVKEVRAWTIPIGATAPQAAGVIHTDFEKGFIRAEVIAYNDYVTYGSEAKVKEAGKMRVEGKEYIVKDGDVMHFRFNV encoded by the coding sequence ATGAAAGCAGGTATTGTTGGATTGCCAAACGTAGGGAAATCTACCCTTTTTAATTGTTTATCTAATGCAAAAGCGCAAAGCGCAAATTTTCCGTTTTGTACTATAGAGCCTAATATTGGTGTTGTTAATGTACCAGATGCAAGGTTGCAAAAATTAGAAGAATTGGTGAACCCAGAGCGTGTTTTGCCAGCAACTGTAGAGATTGTAGATATTGCAGGTCTTGTAAAAGGTGCAAGTAAAGGAGAAGGTTTAGGAAATCAGTTTTTAGGAAACATTAGAGAAACTGATGCTATTTTACACGTATTACGCTGCTTTAATAATGATAATATTGTACACGTAGATGGTTCTGTAGATCCTATTAGAGATAAAGAAACCATAGATATGGAATTGCAGTTAAAAGATTTGGAAACTGTAGATAAAAAGCTAGAAAAAGTAAAACGTACTGCTAAAACAGGAAATAAAGAGGCGCAGAAAGAAGAGGCTATTCTTTTAAAGTTAAAAGAAGGATTAGAAGCTGGAGTTTCTGTTAGAGCTATAGAGGTTGAAGAAAAAGACCATTTAGAGTATGTTAAGCCACTACAGTTTATTACAGATAAGCCAGTAATGTATGTTTGTAATGTAGATGAAGATGCAGCTGTAAATGGTAATGAATATGTAGAAAAAGTTAAAGAAGCTGTAGCTAAAGAAAATGCAGAAGTTATTTTCTTAGCAGTAGGTACAGAAGCAGATATTACAGAGTTAGATAGTTATGAGGAGCGCCAAATGTTTTTAGAAGATTTAGGTTTAGAAGAGCCTGGTTCTGCTAAGTTAATTAGAGGGGCTTATAAATTATTAAATTTAGAGACCTATTTTACTGCAGGTGTTAAAGAGGTTAGAGCTTGGACTATACCAATTGGTGCCACTGCACCACAAGCTGCAGGTGTTATACATACAGATTTTGAAAAAGGTTTTATACGTGCAGAAGTTATTGCTTATAATGACTATGTTACTTACGGTAGCGAAGCTAAAGTTAAAGAAGCAGGAAAAATGCGTGTAGAAGGTAAAGAGTATATTGTAAAAGATGGAGATGTTATGCACTTTAGATTTAATGTGTAA
- a CDS encoding TonB-dependent receptor has translation MKKNCILIFSLLCFSFAFSQSTITGTVVDDEGAPLAGVNILEKGTTNGTSTDFDGKYTIDAQANATLIFSYIGFTTQEISVSGKTTINVTLSEGMLLDEIQLVGSRSPKRTATDTAVPIDVLDVAEIASNTGKVEVNDILQYAAPSFNATKQSGSDGADHIVPASLRGLGPDQTLVLVNGKRRHQSSLVNIFGTRGRGNSGTDLNAIPASAIKRIEVLRDGASAQYGSDAIAGVINIVLKNNTNGFSGGITYGAYSTAIGDGWAEETGETLYNVEGENRLDGKEKNFDGETTKIDLNYGMALGENGGFFNVTTEFLSKEKTLRPGFSWRKGYGGAAIDGFNFMINSAVPIDENTEVYAFGGRNYRDTNANAFSRDGFADGDNRAVPSLYPDGFTPQITSLITDVSVSAGVRSKTKNGWNVDFNNTYGKNNFHYFVKNTNNASMQDASPTDFDAGGHYLSMNTTGLELNKYFEDVAAGLNVAYGFEYRTENFGIFSGEEASYSLYDENGVVLTNPATQTAAQDSNGDDLPGSSQGFPGYSPANEVDRSRTNYGIYVDSELNVSDQFMVGGALRYENYSDFGNTFNFKLASRYKVNDNLAFRGSVSTGFRAPSLAQLYYNLIFTNIVAGKSVPSLLSANNSTVTKAFGIGRLNEEKAVNASLGFTYTNGGFSATIDAYSIAVDDRIILTDNFTDQTVLGPLGVDAAQFFANGVDTRTTGLDIVLNYTTAIGANGKANIGLIGNFNDLEVKEIHNGNLNEFTFFGPFSQAYLEAAAPDYKFGLNLGYSTPKFNAQATLTQFSEVELQDFQWVDTPATTQAEADLLYPVATDIYEAALVVDLSIGYQFCKNLKLTVGANNLFNEYPTPQFDGWTDQGGLADSVQMGSDGTYIFSRINFNF, from the coding sequence ATGAAAAAAAATTGCATTCTTATTTTTAGTCTTTTATGCTTCTCGTTCGCGTTTAGTCAATCTACAATCACAGGTACTGTGGTAGATGATGAAGGAGCACCACTAGCCGGAGTAAACATTCTTGAAAAAGGCACAACAAACGGAACATCTACAGATTTTGATGGTAAATATACTATTGATGCCCAAGCAAATGCCACACTAATTTTTAGTTACATAGGCTTTACTACACAAGAAATAAGCGTTTCTGGTAAAACAACTATTAATGTAACCTTGTCTGAGGGTATGCTGCTAGATGAAATACAACTGGTTGGCTCTAGAAGCCCTAAGCGTACTGCAACAGACACGGCAGTACCAATAGATGTGTTAGATGTTGCAGAAATAGCCTCTAATACAGGAAAAGTAGAAGTTAACGATATTTTACAATACGCAGCTCCTTCTTTTAACGCAACAAAACAGTCGGGTTCTGATGGTGCAGACCATATTGTACCTGCTAGTTTAAGAGGTTTAGGCCCAGACCAAACACTGGTACTAGTAAACGGAAAAAGAAGACACCAATCTTCTTTGGTAAACATTTTTGGAACTAGAGGTCGTGGTAACTCTGGTACAGATTTAAATGCTATTCCTGCTTCTGCAATTAAAAGAATTGAAGTTTTAAGAGATGGCGCCTCTGCACAGTATGGATCTGATGCCATTGCTGGTGTAATAAATATTGTACTAAAAAATAACACTAACGGATTTTCTGGTGGAATTACATACGGAGCCTACAGTACTGCTATTGGAGATGGATGGGCAGAAGAAACAGGAGAAACTCTTTATAATGTTGAAGGTGAAAACAGACTGGATGGAAAAGAGAAAAATTTTGATGGAGAAACCACCAAAATAGATCTTAATTACGGTATGGCTCTTGGCGAAAATGGCGGTTTCTTTAATGTTACAACCGAATTTTTATCTAAAGAAAAAACACTTAGACCAGGATTTAGCTGGAGAAAAGGTTATGGTGGCGCTGCAATAGATGGTTTTAATTTTATGATTAATTCTGCAGTTCCTATTGATGAAAATACTGAAGTTTACGCCTTTGGTGGTAGAAACTATAGAGACACTAACGCCAATGCATTTTCTAGAGATGGTTTTGCGGATGGCGACAATAGAGCCGTACCTAGCTTATATCCAGACGGGTTTACTCCTCAAATTACATCATTAATTACAGATGTTTCTGTTTCTGCAGGTGTTAGAAGCAAAACTAAAAATGGATGGAACGTAGATTTTAACAATACTTACGGTAAAAACAACTTTCATTATTTTGTAAAAAATACAAACAACGCTTCTATGCAAGATGCTTCTCCTACGGATTTTGATGCAGGAGGACACTACCTTTCTATGAATACAACAGGATTAGAACTTAATAAGTATTTTGAAGATGTTGCAGCCGGTTTAAACGTTGCATACGGATTTGAATACCGCACAGAAAACTTTGGTATTTTTTCTGGTGAAGAAGCTTCTTACTCCTTATATGATGAAAATGGCGTAGTACTTACAAATCCTGCTACACAAACTGCAGCTCAAGACAGTAACGGAGATGATTTACCAGGAAGCTCGCAAGGTTTTCCGGGATACAGCCCTGCTAATGAGGTAGACCGCAGCAGAACCAATTACGGTATTTATGTAGATTCTGAGTTAAATGTTAGCGACCAATTTATGGTTGGTGGCGCCTTACGTTATGAAAACTATAGTGATTTTGGTAACACTTTTAACTTTAAACTAGCAAGTAGATATAAGGTTAATGATAATTTAGCTTTTAGAGGATCTGTTTCTACAGGTTTTAGAGCGCCTTCTTTAGCGCAACTATACTACAACTTAATATTTACAAATATTGTTGCTGGCAAATCTGTACCTTCTTTACTATCTGCTAATAACAGCACAGTAACAAAGGCTTTTGGAATAGGACGGTTAAACGAAGAAAAAGCAGTAAATGCTAGTTTAGGGTTTACTTATACAAATGGCGGTTTTTCTGCAACTATAGACGCTTATTCTATTGCTGTTGATGACCGTATTATTTTAACGGATAACTTTACAGACCAAACTGTACTTGGACCTTTAGGTGTAGATGCAGCACAATTTTTTGCAAATGGCGTAGATACCAGAACTACTGGTTTAGATATTGTGCTTAATTACACTACTGCAATTGGCGCAAACGGAAAAGCTAATATTGGACTAATTGGTAACTTTAATGATTTAGAGGTAAAAGAAATACACAATGGCAATTTAAATGAATTTACTTTCTTTGGACCTTTTTCTCAAGCTTATTTAGAAGCCGCTGCACCAGATTATAAATTTGGACTTAACCTAGGATATTCTACTCCTAAGTTTAACGCACAAGCTACTTTAACGCAGTTTAGCGAAGTAGAATTGCAAGATTTTCAGTGGGTAGATACACCTGCAACTACACAAGCAGAAGCAGATTTATTATACCCAGTAGCTACAGATATTTATGAAGCTGCACTAGTTGTAGATTTAAGTATTGGCTATCAGTTTTGTAAAAATTTAAAACTTACAGTTGGTGCTAATAACTTATTTAATGAGTACCCTACTCCACAATTTGATGGATGGACAGATCAAGGTGGTTTAGCAGATTCTGTACAAATGGGCTCAGACGGAACTTATATTTTTAGCAGAATAAACTTTAACTTCTAA
- a CDS encoding 4Fe-4S dicluster domain-containing protein: protein MAIIITDECINCGACEPECPNTAIYEGADDWRYADGTSLEGTIVLPNGKEVDAEESQEPISDEIYYISPDKCTECKGFHEEPQCAAVCPVDCCVPDDDIVETEEELLAKQRFMHPEG from the coding sequence ATGGCAATAATAATAACAGACGAATGTATTAATTGTGGAGCTTGCGAGCCAGAATGTCCAAATACAGCAATATATGAAGGTGCAGACGATTGGAGATATGCAGATGGTACATCTTTAGAAGGTACAATTGTTTTACCAAATGGTAAAGAGGTTGATGCTGAAGAGTCTCAAGAGCCTATTAGTGATGAAATTTACTATATATCTCCAGACAAGTGTACGGAGTGTAAAGGATTTCATGAAGAGCCTCAGTGTGCTGCTGTTTGCCCTGTAGACTGTTGTGTGCCGGATGATGACATTGTAGAAACTGAAGAAGAACTTTTAGCAAAGCAACGTTTTATGCACCCAGAAGGGTAG
- a CDS encoding acyl-CoA reductase encodes MAKLEDRIVAFSELGTLFADYYEFANSEKQEENTNEWVLKLQDAVHTASLHNGWFTEENILFCLKNWSNLLTQKNLNNWFKSYDLNLLKIKKVAIIMAGNIPLVGFHDFLATILTGNTALIKLSSNDKILLPFVSSFLIKQLPELANSITYVDGRLEGFDAVIATGSDNTARYFEHYFGKKPNIIRKNRNSVAVLTGNETNEQLENLAEDIFTYYGLGCRSVSKLFVPKGYNFDAFFKAMYPKQDIIHHVKYANNYDYNKAVYLMSEFNILENGFLMIKEDESYASPISSVFYEYYESLDTLKQKLTNDNNKIQCVVASGLLENEVAFGQTQQPSLTDYADNIDTVEFLLKTS; translated from the coding sequence ATGGCTAAACTTGAAGATAGAATAGTTGCTTTTTCTGAATTAGGAACTTTGTTTGCAGATTATTACGAATTTGCAAACTCAGAAAAACAAGAAGAAAATACAAATGAATGGGTCTTAAAATTACAAGACGCAGTACATACAGCTAGCTTACACAACGGTTGGTTTACTGAAGAAAATATTCTTTTTTGCTTAAAAAATTGGAGTAATTTATTAACTCAAAAAAACTTAAATAATTGGTTTAAGTCATATGACTTAAATTTATTGAAAATCAAAAAAGTAGCCATAATAATGGCTGGTAACATTCCGCTTGTTGGTTTTCACGATTTTTTAGCAACCATATTAACAGGTAATACCGCTTTAATTAAGTTATCATCTAACGATAAAATACTACTACCTTTTGTTTCTTCATTCTTAATAAAACAACTGCCAGAACTAGCAAACTCTATTACTTATGTAGACGGCAGATTAGAGGGGTTTGATGCTGTTATAGCCACAGGAAGTGATAATACTGCAAGGTATTTTGAGCATTATTTTGGTAAAAAACCAAATATTATAAGAAAAAACAGAAATTCTGTTGCAGTTTTAACTGGCAACGAAACCAATGAGCAATTAGAAAATCTTGCTGAAGACATATTTACCTACTATGGCTTGGGTTGTAGAAGTGTTTCTAAACTATTTGTTCCTAAAGGATATAATTTTGATGCTTTTTTTAAAGCAATGTACCCTAAACAAGACATAATACACCACGTTAAGTACGCAAATAATTATGATTACAATAAAGCTGTGTACTTAATGAGTGAATTTAATATTTTAGAAAATGGATTTTTGATGATTAAGGAAGATGAAAGTTACGCTTCTCCTATTTCTTCTGTTTTTTATGAGTATTATGAGTCCTTAGACACTCTAAAACAAAAGCTTACCAATGATAACAATAAAATACAATGTGTTGTTGCTAGTGGCTTGTTAGAGAATGAAGTTGCTTTTGGACAAACACAACAACCTAGTTTAACAGACTATGCAGATAATATAGACACTGTTGAATTCTTGTTGAAAACATCCTAG